One part of the Coffea eugenioides isolate CCC68of chromosome 10, Ceug_1.0, whole genome shotgun sequence genome encodes these proteins:
- the LOC113750393 gene encoding protein WHAT'S THIS FACTOR 9, mitochondrial, producing the protein MHFLLRRLRHSDHHHYQLQLRCLYDAAASVKCVRDRGLDHAVERERNLKPVLNLKNLIKSEPSKSLPLSLISQSRDSLKIPIRPIEFIRKFPSIFEEFLPGGIGIQPHIKLTPEVLNYDKEEEIIYQSVNYRQDVADRLLKLLMIRRINSIPLSIIDGLRWELGLPQDYVKTVVPEFPDYFRVRDDANGGFLELVCWSNELAVSALEKGKEPIEFTFKYSNGFEMDKKYKKWVDEWRKLPYISPYENALHLAPKSDDSDKWAVAVLHEILNLFLGSKGERESVLSLGEWLGLRSRFKRALLQHPGIFYVSSKIGTHTVVLKEAYKRGMLIKKVPLMDMRYKYVQLMNLVKEDKRSKSVEQKKSRDLKGDQGEEALEDDESRAEEDEEMHDLSDEESDCEYEERMNSKNRGNLSGKRYKEKESPRTVLGRSPGRNSSQNAGKSNTKFHLRTEIQDCKSACGGSLERFNVPRRKNKSVSRERAST; encoded by the coding sequence ATGCATTTCCTCCTCCGTCGCCTTCGACATTCCGACCACCACCACTACCAGTTGCAGCTTCGATGCCTCTACGACGCGGCGGCTTCGGTGAAATGCGTCCGTGACAGGGGACTCGACCACGCAGTCGAGAGAGAAAGAAACCTTAAGCCAGTGCTGAACCTAAAAAATCTCATAAAATCAGAGCCTTCAAAGTCTCTCCCGCTGTCGCTGATATCTCAATCCAGAGATTCTCTTAAAATTCCAATTCGTCCCATTGAATTCATCCGAAAATTCCCTTCAATTTTTGAAGAATTTCTCCCTGGTGGCATTGGCATTCAACCACACATCAAGCTGACCCCGGAAGTGCTGAATTACGACAAGGAAGAAGAAATTATCTACCAAAGTGTAAACTACAGGCAAGATGTTGCTGACCGTCttttaaagcttttgatgaTTCGTAGAATTAACAGCATTCCACTGAGTATCATTGATGGGCTGAGGTGGGAACTGGGTTTGCCTCAAGATTATGTAAAAACTGTTGTTCCGGAATTTCCAGATTATTTTAGAGTGAGAGATGATGCAAATGGAGGGTTTTTGGAGTTAGTTTGTTGGAGCAATGAGCTTGCAGTTTCAGCCTTGGAAAAGGGGAAGGAGCCAATTGAGTTTACTTTCAAGTATTCCAATGGTTTTGAGATGGATAAGAAATATAAAAAATGGGTGGATGAGTGGCGAAAGTTGCCATACATCTCACCTTATGAAAATGCCCTGCATCTTGCGCCAAAAAGTGATGACTCCGATAAGTGGGCAGTCGCAGTTTTACATGAGATTCTTAATCTTTTTCTTGGAAGTAAAGGAGAGAGGGAGAGTGTACTTAGCTTAGGCGAGTGGTTGGGGCTCAGGTCGAGGTTTAAGAGGGCATTGTTACAACATCCGGGGATATTCTACGTGTCAAGTAAGATTGGAACTCATACGGTGGTTTTGAAGGAGGCTTATAAAAGGGGCATGTTGATTAAGAAGGTTCCTTTGATGGACATGAGGTACAAGTATGTTCAATTGATGAACTTGGTGAAGGAGGATAAAAGATCGAAGAGTGTAGAGCAAAAGAAGAGTCGTGATCTGAAGGGAGATCAAGGGGAAGAAGCATTGGAAGATGATGAAAGTCGTGCGGAAGAAGATGAGGAAATGCATGATTTGTCTGATGAGGAGAGTGATTGTGAATATGAAGAAAGAATGAATTCAAAAAATAGGGGAAACTTATCAGGGAAAAGATATAAAGAGAAGGAGTCTCCAAGAACTGTGTTGGGAAGATCACCTGGAAGAAACTCGTCCCAAAATGCAGGCAAAAGTAACACTAAAT